From Nonlabens sp. Ci31, the proteins below share one genomic window:
- a CDS encoding MCP four helix bundle domain-containing protein — protein MISNKIKWSVGLLLVIVLIVATNFIDQNNFQRIQDSVKSIYEDRLIAKDLLFDIQLEIHDKELLLAENKDSTLLSNRSSSQKKIEGFIEGFSKTALTRDEKRIFERLKEETRLLFSHETIYFNTANDLTSSKKLKEQTKNINNTIAQLSDIQIAEGQRQMHVGRKAMESIDLLTQLEIWIMIVLGVLIQFVILYSPKKESE, from the coding sequence ATGATAAGTAATAAAATTAAGTGGTCGGTAGGCTTGTTGTTAGTAATTGTGCTCATTGTAGCTACTAATTTTATAGATCAAAATAATTTTCAACGCATTCAAGACTCCGTCAAATCCATTTACGAAGACCGATTAATAGCCAAAGACTTACTTTTTGATATACAGTTAGAGATTCATGATAAAGAATTGCTTCTAGCCGAAAACAAAGATTCCACCTTATTATCAAACCGTTCTTCTTCTCAAAAAAAGATCGAAGGCTTTATAGAAGGCTTTTCAAAAACTGCTTTAACACGGGATGAAAAAAGAATCTTTGAACGTTTAAAAGAAGAGACCCGTCTTTTATTCTCTCATGAAACTATCTATTTCAATACTGCAAACGACCTTACTTCTTCCAAAAAACTAAAAGAGCAAACTAAAAATATTAACAACACCATAGCGCAGTTATCAGACATTCAAATAGCCGAAGGTCAAAGACAAATGCACGTAGGAAGAAAAGCCATGGAATCTATTGATTTATTAACTCAATTGGAAATATGGATCATGATCGTTCTAGGTGTATTGATACAATTTGTGATTCTTTACAGTCCTAAGAAGGAGAGTGAGTAA
- a CDS encoding DNA cytosine methyltransferase — protein sequence MIKERIDIDNIDGQLFEIKIVGPENSKPASFTHYLHNHKNGVSQFYKKDALAFVKEILIKEYPKDEITNKIAEEALQYLIFDLHKTVPFPAPDKPKFKFIDLFAGIGGFRLAFQNLEGKCVFTSEWDKYSKQTYKANFGEIPFGDITKPKTKSYIPDNFDVLCAGFPCQAFSIAGRRGGFEDTRGTLFFDVAEIIKKKRPKAIFLENVKGLRNHDKGKTLATILNVLREDLDYYVPEPQILNAKEFGVPQNRERIFIVGFRKDLGITDFQYPEPTNKDAVLDDILEQEEVSVKYYLSTTYVQTLKNHRARHESKGNGFGYQIIANDGTANAVVCGGMGRERNLVLDDRLTNFVPVTHITGEVNREGIRKMTPREWARLQGFPDNFKIVVSDCFDPYKTRVFF from the coding sequence ATGATAAAAGAAAGAATTGATATAGACAACATTGACGGACAGCTATTTGAAATCAAAATAGTCGGGCCAGAGAACTCTAAACCAGCATCTTTTACGCATTATTTGCACAATCATAAAAATGGAGTTTCACAATTTTACAAAAAAGATGCACTTGCATTTGTCAAAGAAATTCTTATTAAAGAATATCCAAAAGACGAAATAACGAATAAAATAGCGGAAGAGGCTCTTCAATATTTGATTTTTGATCTCCATAAAACTGTTCCATTTCCCGCACCTGATAAACCTAAATTCAAATTTATTGACCTTTTTGCAGGAATTGGCGGATTTCGTTTGGCATTCCAAAATCTTGAAGGAAAATGTGTTTTCACAAGCGAATGGGACAAATATTCAAAACAAACCTACAAAGCCAACTTTGGCGAAATTCCTTTTGGAGATATAACTAAACCAAAGACAAAAAGTTACATTCCAGATAACTTTGATGTGCTTTGCGCAGGTTTTCCGTGTCAAGCATTTTCGATTGCTGGAAGACGTGGCGGATTTGAAGATACTCGCGGAACACTATTTTTTGATGTTGCCGAAATTATTAAAAAGAAAAGACCAAAAGCAATTTTCCTTGAAAATGTAAAAGGCCTTCGTAATCACGATAAAGGAAAAACATTAGCTACTATCTTAAACGTACTTAGGGAAGATTTAGATTATTATGTTCCTGAACCACAAATACTAAATGCAAAAGAGTTTGGCGTTCCTCAAAATCGTGAGCGGATTTTCATTGTTGGTTTCCGAAAAGATTTAGGAATAACGGATTTCCAATATCCCGAACCTACAAACAAAGACGCAGTTTTAGATGATATTTTGGAACAAGAAGAGGTTTCAGTAAAATATTATTTATCAACAACTTACGTTCAGACTTTAAAAAATCACCGAGCAAGACACGAAAGCAAGGGAAACGGATTTGGTTATCAAATTATAGCAAATGATGGAACTGCTAATGCAGTCGTTTGTGGAGGAATGGGAAGAGAACGAAATTTAGTTTTAGATGATAGACTCACAAATTTTGTTCCTGTAACTCATATTACTGGAGAAGTCAATCGTGAAGGAATTAGAAAGATGACACCAAGAGAATGGGCAAGACTTCAAGGATTTCCAGACAATTTTAAAATCGTAGTTTCAGACTGTTTTGACCCCTATAAAACAAGAGTATTCTTTTAA
- a CDS encoding IS3 family transposase: MSKTSIINMVGMVHSSYYRRPSFGRKGNKPSEFTYHNKNGLVTQDSVMESVKTILSHPFIDCGYRLMTAYLTRDGYVINHKKLYRIMKEANLLKLEDRIDRSGSGRKFVKFRKVKTTKPFDCLEMDIKMVWIPSAGKNAYLLSVIDVHTRRILIDLFAFSIKQAQVITLLSDLFMNYQYPNNVVIRSDNGSQFIAKNVREYLGLIGVSQEFTHIATPEENAHIEAYHGILKKEVFQRFEYRTFGEIEKILKEYVLFYNNERLHGLLGRITPMEKWNTDKHLILMNKLTA; this comes from the coding sequence ATCAGTAAAACTAGCATAATCAATATGGTAGGAATGGTTCACAGCAGTTATTATCGCAGACCAAGCTTTGGGAGAAAAGGAAATAAGCCAAGTGAATTTACGTATCATAATAAGAATGGATTAGTTACTCAGGATTCTGTTATGGAGTCTGTAAAGACCATACTAAGTCATCCTTTTATAGATTGTGGCTACAGATTAATGACTGCTTATTTGACACGAGATGGTTATGTAATTAACCATAAAAAGCTGTACAGAATAATGAAAGAAGCGAACCTATTGAAGTTAGAAGACCGCATTGACAGGAGCGGTTCTGGGCGCAAGTTTGTTAAATTCAGAAAAGTAAAGACTACAAAACCCTTTGATTGTTTAGAAATGGACATAAAGATGGTTTGGATTCCTAGTGCGGGTAAAAATGCTTATTTACTATCTGTAATAGATGTTCATACGCGAAGAATATTAATAGACCTTTTTGCTTTTTCAATTAAACAAGCTCAAGTGATAACATTGCTGTCTGACTTATTTATGAACTATCAATACCCTAATAATGTAGTGATTAGAAGTGATAATGGAAGTCAATTTATTGCCAAGAATGTAAGAGAATATCTAGGACTTATAGGAGTAAGTCAAGAGTTTACACATATAGCAACACCAGAAGAAAATGCTCACATAGAGGCTTATCACGGAATTTTAAAGAAAGAAGTTTTTCAGAGATTTGAATATAGAACCTTTGGAGAAATAGAGAAAATCCTTAAAGAATATGTTCTATTTTACAACAACGAAAGACTTCACGGACTATTAGGAAGAATAACACCAATGGAAAAATGGAACACTGACAAACACTTAATTTTAATGAATAAATTAACCGCATAA
- a CDS encoding transposase, whose translation MKYKKWSLEEKLKILSTSEEIGIVETCRKYKVSTGTFYSWKKKYDTQGEAGLKVTYDTRSKELKQSEEENRILRKLLSNKEIELEVQRELLKKKFGTSDPRKI comes from the coding sequence ATGAAATACAAGAAATGGAGTTTAGAAGAAAAGTTAAAAATTCTATCCACATCTGAAGAAATAGGAATCGTTGAAACCTGTCGTAAATACAAGGTTAGTACGGGAACTTTTTATAGTTGGAAGAAGAAATATGATACCCAAGGCGAAGCAGGCTTAAAAGTGACCTATGACACGCGTAGTAAAGAGTTAAAGCAATCAGAAGAGGAAAATAGAATACTTCGTAAGCTTTTAAGCAACAAAGAGATTGAGCTGGAAGTCCAGCGAGAACTTTTAAAAAAAAAGTTTGGGACGTCCGATCCAAGAAAGATTTAG
- a CDS encoding DUF389 domain-containing protein, translating to MEPQESQSQQSSAENNLDSNQQRISGIWENIMSFLHDLLDIREDSDRDETIEAVRKDISFQGHNAWILIFSIFVASIGLNADSTAVVIGAMLISPLMGPIVGMGLGTAINDATMLRRSLINLGVMVGLSLLTATLYFFISPMKEITDELAARTYPTILDVLIAIFGGLALIVAKAKKGTISNAIAGVAIATALMPPLCTAGYGIATGQWTYFGGAMYLFCINAVFIALATFLVCKLLRFPMVKYANQAKRKRVSRLASLIGFLVLLPSVWLFYQLYQDQVMRSAASSFVKDIVQYEGMRPNDEWDKDTQILDVVMLGAPVPELIVEQWRKKFKQTEHLESSSVRFYQGSSMPMASNEGVEVVQEELIDKLRLIQDKDIHIKALEDQLRSLNEKSKDFDILSEEVRLNYPQIASMSYAPSVNKDFITQQTDTTAVYNIIFNDSTLPIKNRLEVKTRMTNWLRYRLQSDQVTINEMKIGGASAVDPVK from the coding sequence ATGGAGCCACAAGAATCACAAAGCCAGCAGTCTTCAGCAGAGAATAATCTGGATTCAAACCAACAACGCATTAGCGGTATTTGGGAAAATATCATGTCGTTTTTGCATGATCTATTAGACATTAGAGAAGATTCTGACCGTGACGAGACTATTGAAGCGGTGAGAAAAGACATCTCTTTTCAAGGTCATAATGCGTGGATTCTTATATTCTCGATTTTTGTAGCTTCCATAGGGTTAAATGCAGACTCTACTGCGGTTGTGATAGGAGCCATGTTGATCTCGCCACTTATGGGGCCTATAGTTGGTATGGGATTAGGAACCGCAATTAATGATGCTACGATGTTGCGTCGTTCATTGATCAACCTAGGCGTCATGGTAGGACTGTCCTTGCTTACGGCAACATTGTACTTTTTTATCTCTCCTATGAAAGAGATTACAGATGAGTTAGCTGCTCGAACCTATCCTACGATTCTGGATGTGTTGATAGCTATTTTTGGGGGACTCGCACTTATTGTTGCTAAAGCTAAAAAAGGAACTATTTCTAACGCTATTGCTGGTGTGGCTATTGCTACGGCATTAATGCCTCCTTTATGTACGGCAGGTTATGGGATTGCAACCGGTCAGTGGACCTATTTTGGTGGTGCGATGTACTTGTTTTGTATCAATGCTGTTTTTATTGCTTTGGCTACTTTTTTAGTATGTAAGTTACTCCGGTTTCCTATGGTGAAATATGCCAATCAAGCAAAGCGCAAGCGCGTTTCTCGATTAGCTTCATTGATAGGTTTTTTAGTTTTATTGCCATCCGTATGGTTGTTTTATCAATTGTATCAAGATCAAGTAATGCGAAGTGCTGCAAGCTCTTTTGTTAAAGACATTGTTCAATATGAAGGTATGCGACCTAACGATGAATGGGATAAGGATACACAAATACTGGATGTAGTGATGTTAGGGGCACCAGTACCAGAGCTTATTGTAGAGCAATGGCGCAAGAAATTTAAACAAACAGAGCACTTAGAATCAAGTAGTGTACGTTTCTACCAAGGCAGTTCTATGCCTATGGCGTCTAATGAAGGTGTAGAAGTAGTGCAAGAAGAATTGATTGATAAGCTGCGACTTATTCAGGATAAGGACATACACATCAAAGCGCTGGAAGATCAATTGAGGAGTCTTAATGAGAAGAGTAAAGATTTTGATATTTTAAGTGAAGAGGTGCGGTTGAATTATCCACAAATAGCTAGTATGAGTTATGCTCCCTCTGTAAATAAGGATTTTATCACACAGCAGACAGATACCACAGCTGTTTATAATATCATTTTTAACGACAGTACTTTACCCATTAAAAACCGCTTAGAAGTAAAAACGCGTATGACCAACTGGCTGCGTTACCGACTCCAATCTGATCAAGTAACCATCAATGAAATGAAGATTGGTGGGGCTTCAGCTGTTGATCCGGTTAAATAA
- a CDS encoding mannose-1-phosphate guanylyltransferase: protein MSNNKYAVIMAGGVGSRFWPVSKQAFPKQFHDMLGMGKSLLQMTFDRLQQQIPSQHILVLTNDAYVDLVKEQLPEMDFSNIVAEPAMRNTAPCILLAALKIQKMNPEASMIVAPSDHYIAEQDIFNEDLATAFDFCAAHPQALMTLGIQPTSPNTGYGYIEYNKEENQIKKVSQFREKPDLKTAQEFIAAGNFLWNAGIFIWNVAGVVSAFAKAQPQLISLFNNGLSVFNTDKETQWLEENYPNVENISVDYAIMEKSDAVFVLPARFSWNDLGTWGSLYDKLDKNEDANAVINASLTSIYSHGNMVRTAAGKKVILQGMEDYIIIDQDDVLMIIPKTAEQEIKEIRNAAMDKYGNEIG from the coding sequence ATGAGTAATAATAAATATGCCGTAATTATGGCCGGTGGCGTCGGTTCTCGTTTTTGGCCTGTAAGTAAGCAAGCTTTTCCCAAGCAGTTTCACGACATGCTAGGTATGGGGAAGTCTTTGTTGCAAATGACCTTTGACCGGTTACAGCAACAAATTCCTTCACAACATATTCTGGTACTCACTAACGACGCTTATGTAGACCTTGTAAAGGAGCAACTTCCAGAAATGGATTTCAGCAATATTGTTGCAGAGCCTGCTATGCGCAATACAGCGCCTTGTATTTTACTGGCAGCTTTAAAGATTCAAAAAATGAATCCAGAGGCCAGCATGATCGTCGCTCCAAGTGATCACTACATCGCTGAACAAGATATTTTTAATGAAGACCTCGCTACTGCTTTTGATTTCTGTGCAGCGCATCCACAAGCATTAATGACCCTTGGTATTCAGCCTACTTCACCTAATACGGGTTATGGGTATATTGAATACAACAAGGAAGAAAACCAGATCAAAAAAGTATCTCAATTTAGAGAAAAGCCAGATTTAAAAACGGCGCAGGAATTTATTGCTGCAGGTAATTTTTTATGGAATGCAGGGATTTTTATATGGAATGTAGCTGGCGTGGTATCCGCTTTCGCGAAAGCGCAACCTCAATTAATTTCCTTATTTAATAATGGCTTATCGGTTTTCAACACAGATAAGGAAACCCAATGGCTGGAAGAGAACTATCCGAATGTCGAGAATATATCGGTGGATTATGCGATCATGGAAAAAAGCGATGCTGTTTTTGTACTGCCAGCACGATTCTCCTGGAACGATTTAGGGACTTGGGGATCACTCTATGACAAACTCGATAAAAACGAAGACGCAAATGCTGTTATCAATGCCAGCCTTACGTCTATCTATTCACATGGGAATATGGTACGAACAGCTGCCGGAAAAAAAGTCATCTTGCAAGGAATGGAAGACTATATTATTATAGATCAAGATGATGTATTGATGATTATTCCTAAAACTGCCGAACAAGAAATTAAAGAAATACGCAATGCAGCTATGGATAAATACGGTAATGAAATAGGATAA
- a CDS encoding SprT-like domain-containing protein — protein sequence MSVLDKYLPHLAVAPLTALLEQYHVHLKIVDERKTRHGDYRKNPDGSHAITINANLNTYRFLITLVHEIAHLVAFQKYGRLIKPHGVEWKHTFQQLMLPFLRPDIFPNDLLPILARHFKNPKASSDTDAMMSVALKSYDPETDKSYIFELQQGSIFLGPSGKKFQKGNKLRKRYRCVEISSGKVYLFQPNAQVEVLKI from the coding sequence ATGAGTGTTTTAGATAAGTATTTACCACATCTTGCTGTGGCGCCATTAACGGCACTACTGGAGCAGTATCACGTACACCTCAAAATTGTAGATGAGCGCAAGACCAGACACGGTGATTACCGTAAAAACCCTGATGGTTCCCATGCGATTACCATAAACGCAAATCTCAACACCTACAGGTTCTTAATTACTCTTGTCCATGAAATAGCTCATTTAGTGGCCTTTCAAAAATATGGGCGCCTTATCAAACCTCACGGAGTAGAGTGGAAACACACCTTTCAACAGCTTATGTTGCCCTTTTTGCGTCCAGATATATTTCCCAACGATTTGCTGCCCATTTTAGCGCGACATTTTAAAAACCCTAAAGCCAGTAGCGATACCGATGCCATGATGAGTGTTGCTTTAAAATCTTACGACCCAGAAACTGATAAAAGCTATATATTTGAACTGCAGCAAGGCAGTATATTTTTAGGGCCTAGCGGTAAGAAATTTCAAAAAGGAAACAAGTTGCGCAAGCGCTACCGTTGTGTAGAGATAAGCTCTGGAAAGGTGTACCTTTTTCAGCCCAATGCGCAAGTAGAAGTTTTAAAGATATGA